One window from the genome of Methanococcoides sp. AM1 encodes:
- a CDS encoding CBS domain-containing protein, translating into MQLPTPERLRQKRIELSLTQSGLAKRAGVSQPLIARIESGDVDPRLSTLRKIFTAFEEVEKEKILAKDIMHSLVIFVSSEDSVESAVNLMEKHGFSQVPVIDNGVPVGSISEDTIIKYMADRKASTISQMKIKDMMGDAFPTVSPTTELDVISHMLERNPAVLVLEKGVTTGFVTKHDVIKLLHG; encoded by the coding sequence ATGCAACTTCCGACTCCTGAGAGACTAAGGCAGAAAAGGATCGAACTGAGCCTTACACAGAGCGGTCTTGCAAAGCGTGCGGGTGTTAGTCAGCCTTTGATAGCCCGTATAGAATCCGGCGATGTTGACCCCCGGCTTTCCACACTCAGGAAAATATTCACCGCTTTTGAGGAAGTTGAAAAGGAAAAGATACTTGCAAAGGACATAATGCACAGTCTTGTGATATTTGTTTCCTCTGAGGATTCCGTAGAATCCGCTGTTAACCTGATGGAAAAACATGGGTTTTCGCAGGTTCCGGTGATCGATAATGGAGTCCCTGTGGGGAGTATCTCCGAGGACACTATCATCAAATACATGGCAGACAGGAAGGCTTCTACCATATCCCAGATGAAGATCAAGGATATGATGGGAGATGCATTCCCGACCGTCTCACCAACTACTGAACTTGATGTGATCTCACACATGCTTGAGCGAAATCCTGCTGTTCTGGTACTCGAAAAAGGAGTTACCACCGGTTTTGTCACAAAGCACGATGTGATCAAGCTTTTGCATGGTTAA